Proteins encoded together in one Lathyrus oleraceus cultivar Zhongwan6 chromosome 5, CAAS_Psat_ZW6_1.0, whole genome shotgun sequence window:
- the LOC127087285 gene encoding protein SHORT-ROOT: protein MEISPYNTSKKKTQLKKLINQNNYILHEASSHIDMIPTSSSNHQTSSDNSSETCHHDQDGKWSSKLLKECAIAISNRDSSKIHHLLWMLNELSSPYGDIDQKLASYFLQALFSKATQSGHKCYKTLSLIASKNHSFDSARKLILKFQEVSPWTTFGHVASNGAILEALEGEKKLHIIDISNTLCTQWPTLLEALATRNDETPHLKLTIVVTSKNSSDVVMKEVGQRMEKFARLMGVPFELNVISGLKHLRELTKERLGIQEDEAVALNCVGALRRVEVGERESLIKFFKSLSPRVITFVEEEGDFVSDDFVKCFEECLKFYTLYFEMLEESFPPTSNEKLMLERECSRSIVRVLACDHEFDDEESGDDCEKRERGKKWFERLKNEFSPCGFSDDVVDDVKALLKRYQSGWSLVVPQGDDNISGIYLTWKNEQVLWASTWKP, encoded by the coding sequence ATGGAGATAAGTCCTTACAATACTTCCAAGAAGAAAACACAGTTGAAGAAGCTGATCAACCAAAATAACTATATTCTTCATGAAGCTTCTTCACACATAGACATGATTCCTACATCATCAAGCAATCATCAAACATCTTCAGATAATTCTAGTGAAACATGTCATCATGATCAAGATGGTAAATGGTCTTCCAAACTTCTCAAAGAGTGTGCAATAGCAATATCTAATAGAGATTCATCCAAAATCCACCATCTTCTTTGGATGTTAAATGAGTTATCTTCACCTTATGGTGATATTGATCAAAAACTAGCTTCTTATTTTCTACAAGCACTTTTCTCCAAGGCAACACAATCTGGTCACAAGTGTTACAAAACTCTCTCTTTAATCGCTTCCAAAAACCACTCTTTTGATTCAGCAAGAAAATTGATACTCAAGTTTCAAGAGGTGAGTCCATGGACAACTTTTGGACATGTGGCATCAAATGGTGCTATTTTGGAAGCTTTAGAAGGAGAGAAAAAGCTTCATATAATTGATATTAGTAACACACTTTGTACTCAATGGCCTACTCTTCTAGAAGCTTTAGCTACAAGAAACGATGAAACACCTCATCTTAAGCTCACAATTGTTGTCACAAGCAAAAACTCTAGTGATGTTGTTATGAAGGAAGTTGGTCAAAGAATGGAGAAATTTGCTAGGTTAATGGGAGTACCTTTTGAGTTGAATGTTATTAGCGGTTTGAAACATCTAAGAGAGTTAACAAAAGAGAGATTAGGAATTCAAGAAGATGAAGCAGTAGCTTTGAATTGTGTTGGAGCATTGAGAAGAGTTGAAGTAGGAGAAAGAGAGAGTTTGATTAAGTTTTTCAAATCACTTTCTCCTAGAGTTATAACATTTGTTGAGGAAGAAGGTGATTTTGTTAGTGATGACTTTGTTAAATGTTTCGAAGAGTGTCTTAAATTCTATACACTTTATTTTGAGATGTTAGAGGAGAGTTTTCCACCAACAAGTAATGAAAAGTTGATGTTGGAAAGAGAGTGTTCAAGAAGCATAGTTAGGGTTTTGGCTTGTGATCATGAATTTGATGATGAAGAAAGTGGTGATGATTGTGAGAAAAGAGAGAGAGGTAAAAAATGGTTTGAAAGACTAAAGAATGAATTTTCACCTTGTGGATTTAGTgacgatgttgttgatgatgtCAAAGCGTTGCTAAAAAGGTACCAAAGTGGTTGGTCACTTGTTGTGCCTCAAGGAGATGATAATATTTCAGGAATTTACTTGACATGGAAGAATGAACAAGTTCTTTGGGCATCAACATGGAAACCCTAG